In a single window of the Raphanus sativus cultivar WK10039 chromosome 9, ASM80110v3, whole genome shotgun sequence genome:
- the LOC108826892 gene encoding defensin-like protein 183 — MKNIFSLVVFIIFFVMFSSVANKVKAATCQDPLGSCLQCDERCKAKHGPTGQASCDRNQLCTCYYTCGPSSPNPPKHKQCYGGAGLCSSACNQNCGQKYPGGSGFCESIGSTRLCKCQYPC; from the exons atgaagaatattttttctctcgtggttttcatcatcttctttgtcATGTTTTCTTCcg TTGCTAATAAGGTGAAGGCAGCCACGTGCCAAGACCCTCTAGGTAGTTGTCTACAGTGTGATGAGAGATGCAAAGCTAAGCACGGACCAACGGGCCAAGCGAGTTGCGACAGAAACCAACTATGCACGTGCTATTACACGTGCGGACCGTCATCACCAAATCCTCCAAAGCACAAACAATGCTATGGTGGGGCTGGCTTATGCAGCAGTGCATGCAATCAAAACTGTGGTCAAAAGTATCCTGGTGGGTCAGGATTTTGTGAGAGCATTGGCAGCACTAGATTGTGCAAATGCCAATATccttgctaa